From the genome of Rutidosis leptorrhynchoides isolate AG116_Rl617_1_P2 unplaced genomic scaffold, CSIRO_AGI_Rlap_v1 contig400, whole genome shotgun sequence:
ACATGCCATGGGATTTCACACATTTCAAAATTCAAATATTAGTATAATCGAGTATAGCAATATGTATGTAGATTGGTATTTGTAGATCTTACAAATACATTGAAGATTTGATTGAAATTAATTTACTGAAACTTTTAGCAAGAGGAGAAAAACGTCAAATTTAAATCGACACAAAAAAAGCTTATGCCTAGAGCATCATCCCAAGCTTCCCCCTACTCAATAGTGCAAGGCTTTACACTTCAGGATCAAGGCAAGAACGATTAAGATTACAACGATGCCACCAGAAGAACCACCAACTCTATGAATCCAATAAGGATCAAACCTGGTAAAGCTCCGGTCCAAGTAGAGTGACAATGCTATAGCCAAGATCAACAGCAGGAGCAGCAGAGGCAACAACGAAGCAAAGGTGATTGATTGGCTTTCGATTTCTGGATCAGTTTGCGGTCCACCATCGATGAAAAGAGGCGAAACAACTGCTAGGATGATCAAGCCTACAGCCGCTAGCCTCTCGAATGAAGAGTACTTGCTTTTCCTGTAAGTAGAAATTGGCTCCATTCAAATAAACTGAATTAAGGTAAAGGAAAGAAAGTACCCCTTTGTTGTACTAAGTTAGATGAATGTGGAGCTAGCTAGCTAGTTTGCAAAATTGCAACGATTTCGGCTTGAGTTCGTTTCTCATGTCTTCACGATTTAATGCAATCAGACAGTTGAAATTGTGAGGAGAGATGTTATATGAACGCTAATGAAATCTTCCTCTTGATCATCCATTTGGAAAAAAAAAAGTATTGATTTGCAGAAAGGAGATAAGATTCCGATCCAATGGCCATGAAGGAGAGTTTGCGTAACCGGAAGTTTCGTTGAAACCATCTTCCATGGCGAATCTTTCCATTGGCTTCTTTATCAAGTTTATTGGTTGCTGTAAGAGAGGGTGAAATTTAATAAGAAAATATGTTGGGAATCTGATGCTTCCTATTATCATAAACAGAAAATCTTTACAAGGGAATGACTTATTCGTCCCTGTGCTAAGCTTTATCGACTTGCAACAAGTCGGCTGTTTTAATGAATTTCAAGACGCAGGGGCATATAAACATATTAAAATCAGTCATTATGATCATGTCAATTGAACCATTTACTCTATTAGACTCGCTGAGAGTTGCAGCTACAAAATTCAACCAAGTCATGATGAGAATTTGATCAGGAAGCAATACATTAAATCCTCAACCTCTCTCTCTCAGAAAAAAACAAAAAGAGTGTGTAGTAAAAGAATGTCTACAGTCCATCCAGCAGGGGAAAATGGAAGAGGTCAACGATGGGCTTCGTTGACATCAGCAGACTTGTCTCCTTCTCCTCCAAGTCTTCTCATCCATTTCTTCTGCGATGATGTCAGGTTTGTGAAAATGGAACGAGATGACGGGTGTTTGTGACTTTCCCCAGTCTGAGGAAGTTCAGCAGGAAGTGCAGCAGCAGTGCTAGTCAAGGCATTTAGAACAAGGAAAGCCAATATCGGAGAAAAATCCAAAGTGCCTCCCAATGGAGGGATAAGTCCTCGGAATATGTTCAAATATGGGTCACATAAAGTGCTGCGGGGAAAAAAAGAGTAGACATGTTACAAACATAGTATTATACATGGGTTAACAACTACTGTAGGAAAATAAAGTGCTAAATTTGAAATGCATATATATACCTGAGGGGACTAACAATGGCAGGAGGAGCATTGGGAAACCAGGTCAAAACTAGCCTGCAAATCAACAAAGTGTTGTAGATGTTCAAGAAATTTGATATCCCACTAGCCACCACAACTCCTGCTACCGAATCTCCCGGTAAAATTGCAGCAAAGTTGTGATTTGACAGAGTGTTCCTGTTCTTGTAGTTCCTGCATTGAATCTGAAGTAAACCGTTAGAAACCGATCTGGTAAACAAcacaattgataattttaataagcatTGCATTGTAGcagttatacaaaaaaaaaaaaaaaaaaaaaaatcttaaatcaAGCAACCCCTTAACTAGCCCAGTCGAAACTGCAAACTGATGCAAATGTCTAATCTAACCATTAGCAATCAAAATTCAATTGTTTCACATTTTAGTTAGTGATAACCTTCACTTTTGTCCACGAAACTTGTCCATTACCTAGTGCTTAACATGTTATCACTTCTTTAAAATTGCAAACTTTGAATAAGCAGATCCATAATGTTACAAACTTTTCAATTGCAAACATTTCTATTTATCTAGAGGTTAAAGACTCACAATATGTAGGCCAGTAATTCGCAAGAGACATATAAATTGAATACCCATTATCGGTAACAGTTGAAAATTGAAACTTTTCGAAGCAAATTGCCAACCTAGAACGAACTAGCATTTATAAAACCCACATGATTAAGATAATAAGAAAAATATACCTGGGTTTGATGAAAATGGGAAGAGAATGAGAGAATCTTTCCAATCACGGGGTTTTGAGAAGCGAGTGAGTGTAAGAACGTCAAACATTTATCAGCTGTTGAAGCCATGGAGCTTTGGAGCTCATTCATTGTCTTATTCAAGTTGGTATTGAGGATAGAGTTCATGTTTGGTGAGAAATTATGCAAAATAGACACTAAAGCAGGGGATTTGTGCTTTGATGAATCCATTTTTTGAGTTTGGGTGAAAAAGATGATGGATGTGATGCACTACGAAATGGATGAGGATTCTGCTTTCGTTAGAGAATGCGAGAGACAGACAGACATCCACGTTGTATTTGTCAAAGGAGATTTGCAATTGCATCGGCTCGGTCCCGATTAAACCGATTTCATCAGTAATTAATTATTAGTTCGGTCTAATTTACGTCATTTTGAGCCAAATACAAGGCTTGTACAGGATTAAATTTGCATTGAATTGGAAAAATAAGACTAATTTGAAACGTTTTAAAAACTGTAAGGACTAAGTAAAGTAACTTCACTACTTTACTTACTCGGTGCTAACCGCCAAAaaggaagaaaagaaaagaaacgGATAAAGTGGAGTCTGACGTGGCAAACTGCAATCCACGTATGGTCTGAATGTTAGTTAGATTCTTCAACGACCACCACTAACTTAATTTACTACCGGAAGTCGGGCCTCTTCCTCTTCCACAGTCCACGACAATGTCAATGGCGACGACTCAACTTCTTCATCAGTTTTCTCTCTCTCAGTCTTCTCACCCCAAACTACTCCGTTTCAATGGCACTGTCGACCCTCGCTTTCACTTCACATTTCTCCGATCGACACCTAGCCGTCGTTCTTATAGACTCCGTCCAATCTCCAACTCTCTCGACACGCAATCGCTACCACAAAGAGAAGAAGCTTCACTCAGAATCGAAGAGGATAGAGACCGAGACTCTTCGATTCTCCTCGACGTGAGCGGGATGATGTGTGGCGGCTGCGTGGCGCGGGTAAAATCGGTGCTCTCAGCCGACGACCGAGTCAGCTCCGTCGTCGTTAACATGTTGACGGAGACCGCCGCGATTCGATTAAAGCAGGAGGTGAACGATGACGTCGTGGTTGGAGATTGTCTGGCGAAGAGACTGAGTGAGTGCGGGTTCGAAGCTAAGCGGAGAGTTTCAGGCGCGAAAATTGCGGAGAATGTGAAGAAGTGGAGAGAGACGGTGAATAAGAAGGAAGAGTTGTTGGTGAAGAGTAGGAATCGGGTGGCTTTTGCCTGGACTCTTGTGGCATTATGTTGTGGATCTCATGCTTCTCATATTTTGCACTCTTATGGGATTCATATTGCTCATGGTAACTTATCTCTGCGTATATGATATATTCCATTGTTAACGATCATATGAGATAATCATTATGATTCAAATATTCATTCGTTGGTTATAGGACCATTTTGGGACTTGCTTCATAATTCCTATGTGAAGGGCGGATTAGCTTTGGGAGCTTTGTTGGGACCTGGTAGAGGTCAGTGATTTAAAGATTTATTCTAGTTGTCTATATGATGTCGAATTGCTAGAACTTGATTTACTGCTGGGACTTGTAAATTTGAGAATTTGTTGCAGACTTGCTTTTTGATGGTCTAAAGGCATTCAAGAATGGATCACCGAATATGAACTCCCTTGTGGGATTTGGGTCTATGTTTGCCTTTATCATTAGTGCGGTGAGTTTTttgttgaaaaaaaaaagaaaagaaaaaacttTACTTTAGCTTGCTCTTCATTTTAAACAAATTTCACACTCCTGAGTTCACTCTTCTGTCATGTAGGTCTCACTTCTGAATCCTGGACTCCAGTGGGATGCATCCTTCTTTGATGAGCCGGTGCTTTAACTCACTTTTTATCTTTGAAATTTATTGTTGATGTTGCCAAGTTCTGTTGCATGTTGTAATGCTTCGTTTCATGAACCAAGCATGAGCTCCAgccccttgaatctcaacttagcAGCAAAATTTTGTTCTATTGGTGTTGGTCCAATCCAACACCACTATTGAAGTTGTTCCAATTGATTCAGTGGGTGTGGGTGTGACTCTGGTTGTGATTGGATGGCAATTTTCTAATGGAAAGCTATTGTTTTTTAGTATGCAGGTCATGCTTCTTGGATTTGTGCTCTTAGGACGTTCTCTAGAAGAGAGGGCAAGGATTAGGGCATCCAGTGACATGAATGAACTCTTGGTAAGTGAAAATATAATTCTTATGACTTTGATCTCTATTTCTACTTGGAAGGAATATGCATAATTATAGTACTTGGTTTCATTGCAGTAAAATCCTATTTTGTCGTAACTTTTTATAACTTCATCTTATTTTGCAAAGTGGTTCAGTTTCTATGCATCATTCTCTTCTTTATGGTTCTATCTTTATATACATGATTTTATTTTCTCATAGATATATGACTTGGTTTTTTAAGTATATTCAAATTGATACCAGGACATAGCGAATCCTTATCTATCTTCAAGCTATTTAGTTTTTTACTTTTCATTTATTATCTCCCTGTGTTGTCGCAGTCACTGGTATCCACCAAGTCACGACTTGTTATTGCTTCCTCGGAAAGCGAGTCTTCTGCTGATATCGTACTTTGCTCTGATGCAATATGCATGGAAGTCCCAACTGATGATATTCGAGTTGGAGACTCAGTTTTAGTTTTGCCTGGGGAAACTATTCCTGTTGATGTAAGTATTTATGTGAATACAGAACTTTTCGTATAcatataaacaaaattcatatggTTAATTATAGATTACAATGTCCAGAAATTGattatatttttgttaataaatttACTTTTCCAGGGTAAGGTGGTTGCAGGAAGAAGTGTAGTTGATGAATCTATGCTTACTGGAGAATCGcttcctgtatttaaagaatcaggACTCTCTGTGTCAGCCGGAACAATAAATTGGGTACGAGTCTCTAAGCACATTTATTTATGACAATTTTAATCTGTTGAGGTGAAAAATTGTTTCTCTTGCTCGTCTTTATGGAAATGTGGCATTTTTTTTCTCTGTTGCCAGACTCAACCAATTTTTACTTTCACATCAAATTCTTCACCGTGTCTAAATGCACCCATCATTGTATTAATACTTCCGAAGTTTATTTATTATGTATTTTTGTCTTGATTTTTTATACTCGTCTCTTATGAAAATGCAATCCATAAATTTTGTTTTCAGGATGGTCCTCTACGGATTGAGGCGTTGTCCACTGGAGCCAACTCAATGATATCTAAAATTGTTCACATGGTTAGTAAAACCTCCTTTTGTTGTCCAATTTAATTTTTTTGGGACCTGCTTCTGTCATGAGCAAGTCTTTGGAAACTTAGATCGTTACCTCTATGTTGGTTGCCTCAGGTTGAGGATGCTCAAGGACATGAAGCACCTATTCAGAGGCTTGCAGATTCAATAGCTGGTCCCTTTGTATACATTGTGATGTCTCTGTCAGCAGCTACCTTTGCTTTCTGGTAATTGTTGAACTCTTTAGCTGCAATTATGGTTATCTACTCGAGATTCAATCTGTTGACAAGAATGATTTTACAAGTTAACGATACAAGTTTAAGAGTCATCCCACAATAAAAGTTAGGTTCGAATGGACTAAAGAATTAGACAGCCCCTAGTTTCACCTGAGAACTCTGTACTGGTTTTGTCTATATTGTTTGCTATTTCATACTTTCATTGCTTCCTTCACATTTCTTACAATactatattgtttttacttttaggTACTACATTGGAACGCATGTTTTTCCAGATGTTTTGCTCAATGATATTGCTGGGCCAGATGGAGATCCATTGCTTTTAAGCTTGAAACTTTGTGTGGATGTCATGGTGAGTAGCAACAAACTCGACTAATTCCTTTATGGCTTGGTTACAGAAATATTATTCATGATCTTTTCCTTAGATTGTAGTTTATTTTAGGCTCTTGCATTGAAGAAATGTTTTTGTGGCCAAACTTTTCATCTTCAAACAAGTTAGTCTTTCCTAATCAAGAGGGGAGTAGTCTTTCCATATCAAACAATGGCCAGAACAAGACACTGCTATTCTGTGGCGATTCTTAAACAAATATATTATCTTTAGTTTCCTGTCTTTCCTTTTTTTCTCATAAGCTACTTATGTTTGAGCAGAGGTCCTTGAGCAACACAAAAAATCTTTGGAAATtgagaaaaatttcatatttacaTGTTGGGTTCATCACGCTAATTGTGAAGATGCCTACATTTTTTCTCATTAACCTGTTTGTAAACGTatgaaattttagctgaatttttttatttttccaGGTAGTTTCCTGCCCATGCGCACTGGGCCTTGCCACTCCCACAGCAATCTTGGTTGGCACCTCTCTTGGTACATTACTTGGTCTTTGGTAGTTTACTTTCATAATGCTAGATTATCTGATTCTGAGGTGACACCACCAATCTATAGAGGCCTATATCTCCTTCATGCAAGTATTCCTTGCATCATAGTTGTCGATTACAGTTACACCACCACTCTCGCTGTGCCAGTGACACTTCTTTTAAAAATAATTTGACGTCTATTGTCGACTAGTTATCTGCTCTTTCCAAACCACCAGAGAGTCTCGGCCCACTACGTCTGTCTTCTGGATATCATGCTTGTTCAAAGTtcttaattctttttttttttcctaTCAAACGTGATCAGGTGCCAGGCAAGGACTTCTTATAAGGGGAGGAGATGTTTTGGAACGCCTGGCCAGTGTAGACTATGTAGCTTTAGACAAGGTAATTTTAGATTGATGCACATAGAATCATTAGTGATAATTGAAAAAAAACTTCAAGCAGTTTACGCCATTTACTAGCAACTACATTAATCTTACCTCATCCAAACTTCAGACAGGAACCCTGACAGAAGGGAAACCAATTGTCTCTGGAGTGGCTTCTTTCACTTGTGAAGAAGCAGAAATTCTTCGAATTGCCGCTGCAG
Proteins encoded in this window:
- the LOC139883448 gene encoding uncharacterized protein, whose translation is MEPISTYRKSKYSSFERLAAVGLIILAVVSPLFIDGGPQTDPEIESQSITFASLLPLLLLLLILAIALSLYLDRSFTRFDPYWIHRVGGSSGGIVVILIVLALILKCKALHY
- the LOC139883449 gene encoding ylmG homolog protein 2, chloroplastic-like; protein product: MNELQSSMASTADKCLTFLHSLASQNPVIGKILSFSSHFHQTQIQCRNYKNRNTLSNHNFAAILPGDSVAGVVVASGISNFLNIYNTLLICRLVLTWFPNAPPAIVSPLSTLCDPYLNIFRGLIPPLGGTLDFSPILAFLVLNALTSTAAALPAELPQTGESHKHPSSRSIFTNLTSSQKKWMRRLGGEGDKSADVNEAHR
- the LOC139883450 gene encoding copper-transporting ATPase PAA2, chloroplastic is translated as MSMATTQLLHQFSLSQSSHPKLLRFNGTVDPRFHFTFLRSTPSRRSYRLRPISNSLDTQSLPQREEASLRIEEDRDRDSSILLDVSGMMCGGCVARVKSVLSADDRVSSVVVNMLTETAAIRLKQEVNDDVVVGDCLAKRLSECGFEAKRRVSGAKIAENVKKWRETVNKKEELLVKSRNRVAFAWTLVALCCGSHASHILHSYGIHIAHGPFWDLLHNSYVKGGLALGALLGPGRDLLFDGLKAFKNGSPNMNSLVGFGSMFAFIISAVSLLNPGLQWDASFFDEPVMLLGFVLLGRSLEERARIRASSDMNELLSLVSTKSRLVIASSESESSADIVLCSDAICMEVPTDDIRVGDSVLVLPGETIPVDGKVVAGRSVVDESMLTGESLPVFKESGLSVSAGTINWDGPLRIEALSTGANSMISKIVHMVEDAQGHEAPIQRLADSIAGPFVYIVMSLSAATFAFWYYIGTHVFPDVLLNDIAGPDGDPLLLSLKLCVDVMVVSCPCALGLATPTAILVGTSLGARQGLLIRGGDVLERLASVDYVALDKTGTLTEGKPIVSGVASFTCEEAEILRIAAAVEKTASHPIANAIIKKAELLNLTIPSTQGQLTEPGSGTLAEVDGLLVAVGSLDWVHKHFLQKTDQAILMNLKQHVMQRSSNGTSFMPSSKTVVYVGREGDGIIGAIAISDSLRPDAESTVQRFQQKGIRTVLLSGDREEAVAAVAKTVGIGEEFINASLTPQKKSEFISKLQSAGHRVAMVGDGINDAPSLALANVGIALQTEARENAASNAASVILLGNKLSQVIDALELAQATMAKVYQNLSWAVAYNVIAIPIAAGVLLPQYELAMTPSLSGGLMALSSILVVSNSLLLQLHASGNNNNNIKRPQTLHKL